A single Macaca mulatta isolate MMU2019108-1 chromosome 11, T2T-MMU8v2.0, whole genome shotgun sequence DNA region contains:
- the KRT3 gene encoding keratin, type II cytoskeletal 3, whose translation MSRQASKTSGGGSQGFSGGSAVVSSSSRMSCVTRSGVAGGGAYGFRSGAGGFGSRSLYNLGGNKSISISVAAGGPRAGGFGGGRSSCGFAGGYGGGFGGGYGGGFGGGFGGVRGMGGGFGGAGGFGGAGGFGGASGFGGPGGFGSPGGFGPGGFPGGIQEVTINQSLLQPLNVEIDPQIGQVKAQEREQIKTLNNKFASFIDKVRFLEQQNKVLETKWNLLQQQSTSSISGTNNLEPLFENHINYLRSYLDNILGERGRLDSEMRNMQDLVEDFKKKYEDEINKRTAAENEFVTLKKDVDGAYMNKVELQAKVDALIDEINFLRTLYDAELSQMQSHISDTSVVLSMDNNRSLDLDSIIAEVRAQYEDIAQRSKAEAEALYQTKLGELQTTAGRHGDDLRNTKSEIIELNRMIQRLRAEIESIKKQNANLQTAIVEAEQRGEMALKDANAKLQELQAALQQAKDDLARLLRDYQELMNVKLALDVEIATYRKLLEGEEYRMSGECPSAVSISVVSSSTTSASAGGYAGGYGGGVGGGLGGGLGAGGGSSSGFGRGGGGGIGGGIGGGIGGGIGGGFGGGSSGGFSGGSGFGSSSGARYGVSGGGFSSASNRGGSIKFSQSSQSSQRYSR comes from the exons ATGAGCAGACAAGCCAGCAAGACATCTGGTGGCGGGAGCCAGGGTTTCTCCGGCGGCTCTGCTGTGGTCTCCAGCAGCAGCAGGATGAGCTGTGTGACCCGCTCTGGGGTAGCTGGTGGAGGAGCCTATGGCTTCCGGAGCGGAGCAGGTGGCTTTGGCAGTCGCAGCCTCTACAACCTGGGTGGCAACAAGAGCATCTCCATCAGCGTGGCAGCTGGTGGCCCCCGGGCTGGAGGCTTTGGGGGAGGCCGTAGCAGCTGTGGCTTTGCAGGTGGCTATGGAGGTGGCTTTGGGGGCGGCTATGGAGGTGGCTTTGGTGGTGGCTTTGGTGGTGTCAGAGGAATGGGAGGTGGCTTTGGTGGAGCTGGTGGCTTTGGAGGGGCTGGTGGCTTTGGAGGGGCTAGTGGCTTTGGTGGTCCTGGTGGCTTTGGCAGTCCTGGTGGCTTTGGCCCTGGGGGCTTTCCTGGGGGAATTCAGGAAGTGACTATCAACCAGAGTCTCCTGCAGCCCCTCAATGTGGAGATTGACCCCCAGATTGGACAAGTAAAGGCCCAGGAGCGGGAGCAGATCAAGACCCTCAACAACAAGTTTGCCTCCTTCATTGACAAG GTGCGGTTCCTGGAGCAACAGAACAAGGTCCTGGAGACCAAGTGGAACCTGCTCCAGCAGCAGAGCACAAGTTCCATCTCAGGCACCAACAATCTTGAGCCTCTTTTTGAGAATCACATCAACTACCTGCGGAGCTACCTGGACAACATCCTCGGGGAGAGAGGGCGCCTGGACTCTGAGATGAGGAACATGCAGGACCTGGTGGAGGACTTCAAGAAAAA ATATGAGGATGAAATCAATAAACGTACAGCTGCTGAGAATGAATTTGTGACTCTGAAGAAG GATGTGGACGGTGCCTATATGAACAAGGTGGAGCTTCAGGCCAAAGTGGATGCCCTGATAGATGAGATCAACTTCCTGAGGACCCTCTACGATGCT GAGCTGTCTCAGATGCAGAGCCACATCAGTGACACATCTGTGGTGCTGTCCATGGACAATAATCGCTCCCTGGACCTGGACAGCATCATCGCTGAAGTTCGCGCACAGTATGAGGATATCGCTCAGAGAAGCAAGGCCGAAGCTGAGGCCCTGTACCAGACCAAG TTGGGGGAGCTACAGACCACAGCTGGCAGGCATGGGGATGACTTAAGAAATACCAAGAGCGAGATCATAGAGCTCAATAGAATGATCCAGAGGCTGCGGGCAGAGATCGAGAGTATCAAGAAGCAG AATGCCAACCTGCAGACAGCCATTGTGGAGGCTGAGCAGCGTGGGGAGATGGCCCTCAAGGATGCCAATGCCAAGCTCCAAGAGCTGCAGGCTGCTCTACAGCAGGCAAAGGACGACCTGGCGCGGCTGCTACGTGACTACCAGGAGCTGATGAATGTCAAGCTGGCCCTGGACGTGGAGATTGCCACCTACCGCAAGTTGCTGGAGGGTGAGGAGTACAG GATGTCTGGAGAGTGTCCCAGCGCTGTCAGCATCT CCGTGGTCAGCAGCAGCACGACTTCCGCCTCCGCAGGTGGCTATGCGGGCGGTTACGGCGGAGGCGTGGGCGGTGGCTTAGGAGGTGGCCTTGGCGCGGGCGGAGGCTCAAGCAGTGGCTTTGGCCGGGGAGGCGGCGGTGGAATCGGCGGCGGAATCGGGGGTGGAATCGGCGGTGGAATCGGCGGTGGATTTGGTGGCGGCAGCAGCGGCGGTTTCAGCGGTGGCAGCGGCTTTGGCTCCAGCTCCGGCGCCCGCTATGGAGTCAGTGGTGGGGGCTTCAGCTCGGCCAGCAACCGGGGCGGCAGCATCAAGTTCTCCCAGTCCTCCCAGTCCTCTCAGCGCTACTCCAGATAA
- the KRT4 gene encoding keratin, type II cytoskeletal 4 has product MTSVGVFSDMLNRCGKDGFVPRAKPRDVSDFSLYAPATKPCRSSTYKRPRLRAPAFTGLGPLASLIAPSLLSAAMIARQQCVRGGPRGFSCGSAIVGSGKRGAFSSVSVSGGAGRCSSGGFGSRSLYNLGGNKSISMSVAGSRQGACFGGAGGFGTGGFGGGFGGSFSGKGGPGFPVCPAGGIQEVTINQSLLTPLHVEIDPEIQKVRTEEREQIKLLNNKFASFIDKVRFLEQQNKVLETKWKLLQQQTTSTSSKNLEPLFETYLSVLRKQLDTLVNDKGRLQSELKTMQDSVEDFKTKYEEEINKRTAAENDFVVLKKDVDAAYMNKVELEAKVDSLNDEINFLKVLYDAELSQMQTHVSDMSVVLSMDNNRNLDLDSIIAEVRAQYEEIAQRSKAEAEALYQTKVQQLQISVDQHGDNLKNTKSEIAELNRMIQRLRAEIENIKKQCQTLQASVADAEQRGENALKDAHSKRIELETALQQAKEELARMLREYQELMSVKLALDIEIATYRKLLEGEECRMSGECQSAVSISVVGGSTSTGGISGGLGSGSGFGLSSGFGSGSGSGFGFGGSVSGSSSSKIISTTTLNKRR; this is encoded by the exons ATGACTTCTGTAGGTGTGTTTAGTGACATGCTCAACAGGTGCGGGAAGGATGGGTTTGTGCCAAGGGCCAAGCCCAGAGATGtttcagatttttctctttatgccCCTGCAACCAAGCCCTGCCGCTCCAGCACATATAAGAGACCCAGGTTGAGGGCTCCAGCATTCACCGGCCTGGGCCCTCTTGCTTCTCTGATAGCTCCCAGCTTACTCTCCGCAGCCATGATTGCCAGACAGCAGTGTGTCCGAGGCGGGCCTCGGGGCTTCAGCTGTGGCTCAGCCATCGTAGGCAGTGGCAAGAGAGGTGCCTTCAGCTCAGTCTCCGTGTCTGGAGGTGCTGGCCGATGCTCTTCTGGGGGCTTTGGCAGCAGGAGCCTCTACAACCTCGGGGGGAACAAGAGCATCTCCATGAGCGTGGCTGGGTCACGACAAGGCGCCTGCTTTGGAGGTGCTGGAGGCTTCGGCACTGGTGGCTTTGGCGGTGGATTTGGGGGCTCCTTCAGCGGTAAGGGTGGCCCTGGCTTCCCTGTCTGCCCTGCTGGGGGAATTCAGGAGGTCACTATCAACCAGAGCTTGCTGACCCCCCTCCACGTGGAGATTGACCCTGAGATCCAGAAAGTCCGGACAGAGGAGCGAGAACAGATCAAGCTCCTCAACAACAAGTTTGCCTCCTTCATCGACAAG GTGCGGTTCTTAGAGCAACAGAATAAGGTCCTGGAGACCAAATGGAAGCTGCTCCAGCAGCAGACGACCAGCACCTCCAGCAAAAACCTTGAGCCCCTCTTTGAGACCTACCTCAGTGTCCTGAGGAAGCAACTAGATACCTTGGTCAATGACAAAGGGCGCCTGCAGTCTGAGCTGAAGACCATGCAGGACAGCGTGGAGGACTTCAAGACCAA ATATGAAGAGGAGATCAACAAACGCACAGCAGCTGAGAATGACTTTGTGGTCCTCAAGAAG GACGTGGATGCTGCCTATATGAAcaaggtggagctggaggccaaggtggacagtcTTAATGATGAGATCAACTTCCTGAAGGTCCTCTATGATGCG GAGCTGTCCCAGATGCAGACCCACGTCAGCGACATGTCCGTGGTCCTCTCCATGGACAACAACCGCAACCTGGACCTGGACAGCATTATTGCTGAGGTCCGTGCCCAGTACGAGGAGATTGCCCAGAGGAGCAAGGCTGAGGCCGAAGCCCTGTACCAGACCAAG GTCCAGCAGCTCCAGATCTCagttgaccaacatggtgacaacCTGAAGAACACCAAGAGTGAAATCGCAGAGCTCAACAGGATGATCCAGAGGCTGCGGGCAGAGATCGAGAACATCAAGAAGCAG TGCCAGACTCTTCAGGCATCCGTGGCTGATGCAGAGCAGCGTGGTGAGAATGCCCTTAAAGATGCCCACAGCAAGCGCATAGAGCTGGAGACTGCCCTGCAGCAGGCCAAGGAGGAGCTGGCACGAATGCTGCGTGAGTACCAGGAGCTCATGAGTGTGAAGCTGGCCCTGGACATCGAGATCGCCACCTACCGCAAACTCCTGGAGGGCGAGGAGTGCAG AATGTCTGGAGAATGCCAGAGTGCCGTGAGCATCT CTGTGGTTGGAGGTAGCACCAGCACTGGAGGCATCAGTGGAGGATTAGGAAGTGGCTCTGGGTTTGGCCTGAGTAGTGGCTTTGGCTCCGGCTCTGGAAGTGGCTTTGGGTTTGGTGGCAGTGTCTCTGGCAGTTCCAGTAGCAAGATCATCTCTACCACCACCCTGAACAAGAGACGATAG